The following proteins are co-located in the Candidatus Schekmanbacteria bacterium genome:
- a CDS encoding SDR family oxidoreductase, whose product MTGGCRRLEGKNAVVLGGGSGIGKAGAIRMAKEGANIVIGDIVKERVERAVAEVEKLGRKAIGFIVDASKPQEIKKFADDAITAMEHIDILVYSAGVGDKNDPILEQSLDKWQWVFDVNLTGMFLCCQIIGRHMVEKGIKGKIITFSSTMGKSPQGGGGGAYVSSKAAVIGFTKALACELAINDINVNCICPGLIDTPIWHTGDKAVNMPEGSMVKMVAEQAMMSGQLPIQRVGKPEDLAAGIAFLASSDSDYITGQAINICGGLEFH is encoded by the coding sequence ATGACAGGAGGCTGTAGAAGACTAGAGGGGAAAAATGCCGTAGTCCTTGGCGGTGGAAGTGGGATTGGAAAGGCAGGTGCAATAAGAATGGCGAAGGAAGGAGCTAACATCGTAATTGGTGATATCGTCAAAGAGCGTGTTGAAAGAGCTGTGGCTGAAGTTGAGAAGCTAGGCAGGAAAGCTATCGGTTTTATTGTTGATGCTTCCAAACCGCAAGAGATCAAAAAATTCGCCGATGATGCAATAACAGCAATGGAGCATATTGATATCCTCGTTTATAGTGCAGGGGTAGGAGATAAGAATGATCCTATCCTTGAACAATCGTTGGATAAGTGGCAGTGGGTTTTTGATGTAAACCTTACGGGGATGTTTCTCTGCTGTCAAATCATTGGTAGGCATATGGTAGAAAAAGGGATAAAAGGAAAGATAATAACTTTTTCATCTACAATGGGGAAAAGTCCTCAAGGCGGAGGTGGTGGAGCATATGTGTCTTCAAAAGCCGCTGTTATCGGTTTTACAAAAGCCCTTGCCTGTGAGCTTGCGATAAATGATATAAATGTGAACTGCATATGTCCGGGTTTGATAGATACTCCTATATGGCATACGGGAGACAAAGCGGTAAATATGCCTGAGGGAAGTATGGTAAAGATGGTTGCTGAGCAGGCAATGATGTCAGGACAGCTTCCAATTCAGCGCGTTGGCAAACCTGAAGATTTAGCGGCCGGTATTGCTTTTCTTGCTTCGTCAGACTCTGATTATATTACAGGACAAGCGATAAACATTTGCGGCGGTTTGGAGTTTCACTGA